CTCCGTTACGTTTACGTATTAAAAAGCAGAAAGAATGACAAATTGTATACTGGTTGTACAGATAATTCAAAGAAGAGGTTCAGATTGCATAATGCCGGAAAAATTGATGCGACCAAGCTGCGTTGTCCGCTGATATTGATTTATTACGAGGTCTATTTGAATAAATTTGGCGCATTTGCCAGAGAGAAATGGCTGAAAACGGCTGGGGCAGGAATTATTTAAAGAACGCATTAAAACACTATTTTTATGAAGAGCATAAATAAATTTTTTAATTTTTTCCTTATTCTGCTTTTGGTATTCAATTGGGTTTTTCAATATCCACCATTTCGATTTTGGAGAAATTTAGGCGGGCGAGAAATCCAGGAAGCACAGGCAGCGGATATCACCATTGATACTGGCGATACCAGCCCTATCGCCGTCGCCTACGCCCGTGCGTTGGTCTGGACGAGTGCCTCGGTCGGCTACTTCTTCTACATAGACAGCGATAACGATTTTAAATACGCCAAGACCACGAATGGCGGATCAAGTTGGACTCCTGCAGTGGCTGAAATAGACACCGACACGACCATCACCGCGCTCGCATTTGATGTTTGGTACGACAAATGGACGACGGGCGACAGCGGGACCAAAATCCATATTTGGTGGGCTAACACTGATACTGATAGTATCCAATACCGGGCGCTGGACACGAGCAATGATACGCTCGGTACGCGGGCAATGGTTTTTGACGGCGCTTCGGGCGCTTCAAATCGCGCAAACTTTGTCAGCGGCACCAAGGCCCGCGGCGGCAATCTGTATGTCGTGGGTACTATTGACGCCGCGGCAGAATGTGAATTCGGCCGCTCAACTGACGGCGGAGCCACTTGGGATATTACACGCACGAGTCCTCAAGAGGCCTGCGGCGACCAGGGGTTTCTCTATCCGGGCAATGAGGTCGACACGAATGACATCTGGATGCTTTACGATGATGTTTCAGCTGACGCGCTTACGCTTAAAACAAACGACGATTCCGCGAACACCTGGTCTGAATCTGCGACGATTGCCACCGTGGTTGAAAATACCACCCTCGGGACCGGCGAATTTCCCTTTTCCGGTTCCATAAGGCAGAGCGATAATCACTTGATTGCCGCCGTCCACACCGAGCTTGATACTGCCACCGCTGACTTCAGGATTTTTGACATCAACGGCGCGGCTTCCGTTACCGAAAAGACCGCCATTACCACGAACATTGACGACAACTATTACTCGTCTGTTTTTATTGACCAGAATACCAACAATATTTATGTTTCGTACGCCGGCAAGCGGGATGGTTCGGAGACATTAGGCACGACTGTCGGAATTTATTACACCAAATCCACGGACGGTGGCGTGAACTGGAGCGCCGGCGACACCGCCTATTCCGAATCCACCGGCAATTTCCGCCAAAACTGGGCGGGAATGATGGGCAATCGCTTCGGGGTTGTCTGGCGCAACGACGCGACCGAAGGCTTACTTTTCAATTATGTCAACAGCTTGGATTTGACACCCACAGTTGTAAGTACTACTGGCACTCAGACTGCCAATATGAATGTCAATAGTACTAATAATTATGTTGGCGGCGCTTTCACTTTTATCCGAGATTCTGGAACAGCTAATGTAACTCAGATTATTATTACTGATACCGGGACTGTTAATGCTAATTTGAATCTCTCCAATGTTGATTTGTATTATGAAACAGCGGCAAGTTGCAGTTATGAGGCAAATGAAACTCTTTTTGGCACCGGGACTTCTTTTAACGCTTCAGAAAAAGCCACGGTCTCTGGTACAATGGCAGTAGGAACTTCCCAAGTTTGCGTTTACGTTGTTTTAGATGTTGGCTCTGGTGCAACCGGGGGGCAAACTATTGAGATCGAGATCTCTAATCCATCAACAGAAGTGAGTGTTTCTGCTGGCACAGTTAGCCCTGCTTCAGTAGTGGCAATCTCTGGCACAACCACATTACAATCAGCCCCAACTGTTTCGTGTAATACTTCAACTTCAACCACTGATTTTGGCGCTTTAACTACCTCTTCAGTTCATACCTCTTCACCGAATATCACGATTACTGGTTCTTGTACTTATAGCTCTGGCTGCACTCTGAATGTTGATGATGCTGGTGATACCACTAATCCTGGTTTATATAAATCAGTTTCTCCCACAGATCTGATTAATTCCCAAACCGCAACTTTATCAGCAGGCACAGAAGGTTATGGCATCCAAGCCACTACCACTGCGAATGGTTCTGGCGGCACCTTAACTTTATCTGGCACTTACAACAAAACTGGTAATGATGTTGGCGGCTTAAACTTGGCAGCGACTGCGTTAGCCAGCTCAACCACTACTTATACAGACAGGGAGGTAGTGATTACTCATAAAGCAACAATCTCTCCTTTGAACAAAGCCGGCTCCTATGCTGATACGATTACTTATAGCTGTGTTGGCAATTAGGTTTGTTTGATGGTTTTTACCGGGCGGAACTATACTTGACTTTTTTGACTATTCTTCTAAAATTTAGTTAGGCGGATTAAATAAAATTTAGTTATAAGAATTAAAAAAAACAATATGAAAAAAGGCTTTCCTCTTATTGGATTTTTGGTCGGCTTAGCTCTGTTTTTCTATTTTCTGTTCCCCCAATTTGGTAAAACTGCTGATGTTACAGTAAGCGCTTCTATCTCTACGAGTGTTTCTTGTTCAACTTCCACGACCACCACTGATTTTGGCGCTTTGACCACCTCGTCAGTACATACTTCTTCGCCGAATATCACAGCAACAATGTCATGCAATTATGCTTCTGGCTGCACTTTGAACGTTGATGATGCTGGTGATACTTCTAATCCTGGTTTGTATAAATCAGTTGCTCCGACTGATCTGATTGATTCCCAAACCGCAACTTTATCAGCAGGCACAGAAGGTTATGGCATCCAAGCCGCGACTACAGCTAATGGTTCTGGAGGCACCTTAACTTTGGCCGGCGTTTACAACAAAACCGGCGATAATGTTGGCGCCTTGAATTTGGCGGCTACAGCTTTGGCTTCGTCAACCGAACCAATTTCTAGCCGGGAAGTGACGATTACCCATAAAGCCGCAATTTCCGGTTTGAACAAGGCCGGCTCTTATGCCGATACGATCACTTACAGCTGTACAGGGAACTAATTTTTTAAGACTAAGCAAAGAGCTCTTTTGTTATGATTAAGAAATTAATTATTTTATTTTTGGCGGGATTATTTATTTTGCCGCTGATTTCTTATTCGGTCACTGTTGGGCCGGTTAAACTTGAGTATAGCGTTGACCCGGGTGATGTCGTTAAAGGCGAGCTCTTTGTTCAGAATGAAGAAAAGGAACCGCGAACTTTTTATCCGGTTTTTGAAAAGTTTATTGAAGAAGATGGGACAAAAGTTTTTTTAGAGGGCGAGCCGACAGATTTGGCTTCTTGGTTTAAAGTTCAAGACTCGATTAGCTTAAATCCCAATGAACAGAAAAAGATCTCTTTTGAGATCGTTGTCCCTAAAAACGCTTCTCCGGGCGGTCATTTTGCCGTAATCTGGTGGGGGACCGCTCCTGCTTCTGCTGGAGCAGACCAACAGGTTGCGATTGTTACCCGAGCCGGGATATTAGTTTATCTGCGCGTTTCTGGAGAGATTAAAGAAGAGGCAAGTTTATTAAGTTTTAAAGCAATTAAGAGATTTTTTAGCCATTCACCAATGGCATTAGAGTATGTCTTGGAAAATTCCGGGAATGTTCACTTAAAACCAGGAGGCGAGTTAAAGATAAAAAACATTTTTGGCAAAGTTAAAGAAACTTTGCCGATTAACCTCAAGGAATTGACTGTTCTTCCCCAAAGCAAAAAAACATTTCAGCTTGAGTGGGCGCCAGAAAAAACTGTTTTTGGCGCTTATAAAGCAGAGCTTAATTTAAAGTATGGCGAAGGACAACAGGAGCTGAATAAAGCATATTGGTTTTTTGTTTTACCAATTAAAGGGATTGTTATTTTCTTGGGCGCAATCATTATCTTGGCCTTAGCTCCTTTAGGAATAAAAAAATATAATTCTTGGATAATTTCTAAAGCAGAGAAAAGCAGTGGTAAATGAAGTTTTTTCAGATTTTAGTTGGTTTAGTCGTATTTTTTAGCTTATTGACATTGACAAGCTTTGTTTTTGCTAATTCGGTTAATATTAAAGCTGTAATTGGTACGCCCGATCCGACCCCTTCTCCTTCTCCAACCCCGACCTCTGGCGGCGGTGGCGGTGGAGGCGGCGGAGGAGGTATTTATGTTCCGCCGCAAACAACAGTTAAGTTTGAAGGCAGGGCTTATCCTAAAAGCAGCGTTACTTTGTTAAAAGATGCTCAGATAGCAGGAACAACTTTAGCTGGTCCAGATGCTAATTTTCAATTAAGTGTCTCCGGACTATCTTCGGGTAATTATATTTTCTCTTTATATAGTGAAGATAATCGCGGCAATCGCTCTTCTCTTTTAACTTTTCCCTTGAGTGTAACTTCTGGCTCATATACTTCAGTTAGCGGTATTTTTATCGCACCCACTATCGCGGTTGACAAAAGCGAAGTGAAGCGTGGCGACAATATCGCAATT
This genomic window from Patescibacteria group bacterium contains:
- a CDS encoding GIY-YIG nuclease family protein; its protein translation is MYTGCTDNSKKRFRLHNAGKIDATKLRCPLILIYYEVYLNKFGAFAREKWLKTAGAGII